In the genome of Triticum urartu cultivar G1812 chromosome 5, Tu2.1, whole genome shotgun sequence, one region contains:
- the LOC125507697 gene encoding uncharacterized protein LOC125507697, with protein sequence MTMFFTRHTGCAAGTPYALPRCSRHAALKPSVLSASASRSMSAGCHSSSAGLCSSSTCAFAHGSSCCSTSSLYECGHRDAPARGVCNEGVTQGHGFWCDSMRMRELVVMPNGSTNHGREGREV encoded by the exons ATGACCATGTTCTTCACCAGGCACACCGGTTGCGCAGCCGGCACGCCCTACGCCCTGCCGCGGTGCTCGAGGCATGCCGCGTTGAAGCCGTCCGTGCTCAGCGCCAGCGCGTCCAGGAGCATGTCCGCCGGCTGCCACAGCTCGTCCGCCGGCTTGTGCAGCAGCAGCACGTGCGCCTTTGCCCACGGCTCCAGTTGCTGCAGTACCTCCAGCCTCTACGAG TGTGGGCACAGAGATGCGCCTGCTCGAGGTGTATGCAATGAAGGTGTGACACAGGGTCATGGTTTTTGGTGTGACAGTATGAG GATGAGAGAACTTGTGGTTATGCCAAATGGATCGACAAACCATGGCAGGGAAGGGAGAGAAGTGTGA